One window of Trinickia caryophylli genomic DNA carries:
- a CDS encoding ExbD/TolR family protein: MAMQAFEDDDDTLMNEINMTPLVDVMLVLLIVFIVAVPAIQRAIKIDLPQTGGDRQSQTPAHVNVAVRADGSLFWNSEPVSEQTLYARLRQTAHDNPQTELHLEADRKVPYERVADVMAAAQSGGMAKIGFITEPKPEAQTK; encoded by the coding sequence ACGACGACACATTGATGAACGAAATCAACATGACGCCGCTCGTCGACGTCATGTTGGTTCTGCTGATCGTATTCATCGTCGCGGTACCCGCGATTCAGCGCGCGATCAAAATCGATCTCCCTCAAACGGGCGGCGACAGGCAATCGCAAACGCCGGCTCACGTCAACGTTGCGGTGCGCGCCGACGGCTCGCTCTTCTGGAACAGCGAACCCGTCTCGGAACAAACGCTCTATGCGCGTCTGCGGCAGACCGCGCACGACAATCCGCAGACCGAGTTGCACCTCGAGGCGGATCGCAAGGTCCCGTACGAGCGGGTAGCCGACGTCATGGCGGCCGCGCAGTCGGGAGGCATGGCGAAGATCGGCTTCATCACCGAGCCCAAGCCAGAGGCGCAAACGAAGTAA